The Camelina sativa cultivar DH55 chromosome 16, Cs, whole genome shotgun sequence sequence TTTAGATATCTTCAATGATTGAGATCGAGGTGGAAATGGACACTGATGTTCTTGCAGCCGAGGAAGTGAACAATACTGTGAGTTATTTCGTATTTCGAAGAGTTTAGTTAAGAACCTGATGTGATCGAATCTGAAGACTGATGATTAGAACCCCATTGTTTCCACAGGAAAACATTGCTCAACAGATAGAGCAGATCATGGAACTCGAAAACCTTGAAGAGGTATTTTAGTTTTGGAAACTCCATGTACATTGAATTGTGTACATCTTTTTTCCTGCAAGTTTCCAGTTATCAGTTTGGACAACACAAGCATAGATATACACATACTTGCAACAAGTTTGTGTCCTATTTAACAATTACTTTGGTCTATATGTTTGTAATGCAGAAATGGAAAATACAGGCTGAAGCAAATGACGAGGCCGAGAGACTACTCAGCTCTCAACCTTAAACACACACCCCTCTGTCAACAAACCGGGTTAGTTAACCATCATACATTATACATCAAAATTATCACAATCATATAAAAGCAATAATCAATCTTTCGGCGGGCATATGCATGACATTGAAAATGTCTGCTGTCAAAACTGCAACGTAGATTCGTCAATGATATGAAAAATGTGGACGAATGTTCTGGCATTAACATCTTTACTtgcaatatttattaaattttagttaacttttttttttaagaatctttttctttctccagaGCTGCATTGGGAATTTTTTGCACTGTAAAAATGAatactttttttgaaaattttataattggttTAAGTAATAATGGAAATGCTGATCATTTGGTACAGGTCAAAAACTCTGGAGCATCGCTAAAAGTTAAGTTTCTTTTGTCGGTCGCTATTAGTTAATTTCGGTACATTTGTCATGTAATAAATATACTAGTAGTAGTTTAATAATCACCGAAATTATTAGTTTCTTTAAAtatagtttccttttttttaatatacgcTTAGGGATTGTTTCATGTCCCTTtgtaatcttaattttttttttttttaaatgcaaaGCCTTTGtgaattaaattattagtaGTTGCTAAACACGCAAAGTGACACTTTCTCCAGAGAATTgtgacatttaaattaattgaagtattaataataataataataataaggttaacaaaataatgaaaaagccACGTGTCTTCTCTTCTCCACTCCTCTTTTTATTCCGAAaaacacacaagaagaagaagaagaagaaaggataGTTAGTATTTTTTCCAGGGAAGCTTCTctttttgattctctctctctctctctctctctcttcatcgcGCCTCTTGGAGCTTCGATGGTTGGGAATATTCTGGTTACCGGCGGTGCTGGTTACATCGGAAGTCACACggttcttcagcttcttctcgGCGGCTACAGCACCGTTGTCATTGACAACCTCGACAATTCCTCTCTCGTTTCGATCCAACGCGTCAAGGAGCTCGCCGGAGATCGTGGTCAAAATCTCACCGTCCACCAGGtttgttcatctttttcttctatgtGGATCATCATTATTGCATTCCGAGAGTTTTGGTGAATCATGagttgaaagttttttttgtatctcGATTTGCTTACGATGCTTGATTTGGGAAGTTATGTTGATCAAATGTCTTCTAGTCGTATTCAATTGCTGGATCGAATTGTGCTCTCGACATTATATCATTGGTAATCTGAgattatttgttattagatGGCTGatgaatcttattatatacCTGCAGGTGGACCTTCGCGATAAACCCGCACTTGAGAAGGTTTTCTCAGAAtcaaagtgagttttttttttagttatttcttCTTACGGATTTACTCATTTCCAGGCAAACACATGTTCCAACTCTTAAATCTCGTGATTTTTGACTTTGATTTCTCTATTCTATCCTTAAGATCAATAGATGTTGATCCGAAAAGCCTAGGAAGCGAGAATCTTATGTTTCTTCATGCTAAGATCTGATCAAAATGAGAAAtgctttgtgtttttattttccaatcCTCCAGTAATGTGACTTATCTCCCTCTTTGTGTCTCTGTAATGTAGGTTCGATGCAGTAATGCATTTTGCTGGAATGAAAGCAGTCGGCGAGAGCGTGGCGAAACCGCTTCTCTATTATAACAATAACTTGATTGGGACTATTACACTTTTGGAAGTAATGGCTGCTCACGGTTGTAAAAAAGTAATCCCCCTTTTGTTCTgtattacagttttttttttttttttttttttttttttNGTTTTCCTTATATACGTGAAACATGATTTAACCTTCTGTCATTGATCTAAATCAGCTTGTGTTTTCTTCATCCGCAACTGTGTATGGCTGGCCAAAGGAGGTTCCTTGTACAGAAGAGTCCTCCCTTTCTGGGATGAGTCCTTATGGACGGACAAAGGTATTCGGTAGTTTTTGATGCTGACtctgaaagcttttttttttgtagatttgatTGGTATTTATCCTGAAATGTTTCTCATTTTGTAGCTGTTCATTGAGGACATTTGCCGTGATGTGCAACGTGGTGATCCTGAATGGAGAATCATAATGTTGAGGTACTTTAACCCTGTGGGAGCGCACCCTAGCGGTCGCATTGGCGAGGATCCTTGTGGAACTCCAAATAATCTCATGCCTTACGTCCAACAAGTCGTTGTTGGGAGGCTGCCTAACCTAAAAATTTATGGAACCGACTATACCACTAAAGATGGCACTGGTGTAAGATTTTCACATCCTTAATACAGTCTTTTGTATCCCTCTCACGTAGAACTGCTTCTTATCACTCTTCCACATAAATCATGTAAATCTTTACTTTTGGTCCATGGGTTGGGAATCTAAGGAATTGTTTGCTCCATATCCTAGATGAGAGCCACTAGATGGATTTGAGTCATCACTAGAACTCCTAAAGTGTCACGATCTTTCGATAGGTTCACTTTGGATTAAGTTTCTTCCTTAGTTGTCGACTTCAACTTGACCCGATACATTGTGATGGAATAATGTTACTTTTATCTTTGGTGTAGTGAGGTATATTGATCTTATCGTTCTTTTCTGTTTTAGGTACGAGACTATATTCATGTTGTTGATCTAGCAGATGGCCATATATGTGCGCTTCAAAAGCTAGACGATACTGAAATAGGTaggcttttcttcttttcttagtTAACACCAAATTGTCTTGACAGTGCATATCCTCTTATGTATACAAACATGCTCAGGTGTTTGACTTGGCTGTTGTGCTAGGTTGTGAGGTATACAACCTTGGAACCGGAAAAGGAACAACAGTGTTGGAGATGGTTGATGCATTTGAAAAAGCTTCTGGAATGGTAAGGAGATCACTTCTGTGTCTCCCTATACAAAACCATAAATGTGTACGCACTTACGCATGTGTGTGGACTTGATAGTTTGAAAATAATGCGTACAGAAAATCCCACTGGTGAAGGTTGGAAGGAGACCAGGTGATGCAGAAACCGTCTATGCGTCAACAGAAAAAGCTGAACGGGAACTAAACTGGAAGTAAGTAAAGAGACCTAACGaatgtttatatttaaatacAGTATCATGGACCCTTTTTTTGCGCAAGTCTCTAAGACCgaagaaactcaaaatatgTGGACAGGGCAAATTTTGGAATCGAAGAAATGTGTAGGGACCAATGGAACTGGGCAAGTAACAATCCTTTTGGTTACGGTTCTTCATCAGACACAACTTAACAAAAGCACTAAATCCAATATCCcattctttctatttttgggtCTCATATTTTATGTTACAGTTACACACTACTCAGGTTTTAGCTCTGAAGCCAAAACAAACACAGTGAGGGAGAACTTACTTCTCtattcatatcatatatatctgCCTTCTccttttgtaatttatatttatatacacgCATAGGTTTAACTTGAGCgtattcttttgtttattggGTTTGTATTATCTCTCTTAGGAAATTATCTTTCATGggattatatttgtattatttagGAATTGAAttcaattctttttcatatGGGTTTTTGTATGCTATTtcaagtattttaatatatgaactGAAACCTCTGCATTTCAATctgtccttcttcttcagctaaTAAGAGCGTGTAAAACGTCTTCTTTTGATAATGAGCAGAGGGAAAAAAAGCCCAATTACACAATTGCAGTAGACAAACAATCTTCACTTGTAAACTGTAACTATTTGAAatgaagaaaattacaa is a genomic window containing:
- the LOC104753116 gene encoding UDP-glucose 4-epimerase 4-like, coding for MVGNILVTGGAGYIGSHTVLQLLLGGYSTVVIDNLDNSSLVSIQRVKELAGDRGQNLTVHQVDLRDKPALEKVFSESKFDAVMHFAGMKAVGESVAKPLLYYNNNLIGTITLLEVMAAHGCKKLVFSSSATVYGWPKEVPCTEESSLSGMSPYGRTKLFIEDICRDVQRGDPEWRIIMLRYFNPVGAHPSGRIGEDPCGTPNNLMPYVQQVVVGRLPNLKIYGTDYTTKDGTGVRDYIHVVDLADGHICALQKLDDTEIGCEVYNLGTGKGTTVLEMVDAFEKASGMKIPLVKVGRRPGDAETVYASTEKAERELNWKANFGIEEMCRDQWNWASNNPFGYGSSSDTT